In Chlorocebus sabaeus isolate Y175 chromosome 5, mChlSab1.0.hap1, whole genome shotgun sequence, one genomic interval encodes:
- the TMEM114 gene encoding transmembrane protein 114 isoform X4, translating to MRVHLGGLAGAAALTGALSFVLLAAAIGTDFWYIIDTERLERSGPGAQDLLGSINRSQLEPLSSHSGLWRTCRVQSPCTPLMNPFWLENVTVSESSRQLLTAF from the exons ATGCGGGTGCACCTGGGCGGGCTGGCCGGCGCGGCTGCGCTGACCGGGGCGCTCAGCTTTGTGCTTCTGGCGGCCGCCATCGGCACGGACTTCTGGTACATCATTGACACCGAGCGACTGGAGAGGAGCGGCCCGGGGGCGCAGGACCTGCTGGGGTCCATCAATCGCAGCCAGCTGGAGCCTCTGAGCTCCCACTCCGGCCTCTGGCGGACCTGCCGGG TCCAGAGCCCGTGCACACCGCTGATGAACCCCTTCTGGCTGGAGAATGTGACAGTCAGCGAATCCAGCCGGCAACTTCTCA